Within the Thiohalophilus sp. genome, the region GATCGAGGTGGCCCGTCAGTTTTGCCAATATATGCGGGATCTCGATTATCAGCATAGCGAGGCCGGTCTGCAGCGCGGTGGACGGCCGTTGCAGCGTGATGATCTCAAGCGGCTGGCAATTCGCTTAACACTTATTTTGCAGCCATACGTGCAACTTGCCGATGCCAGCGTCCAGCGGGCGATCGATAGCAGTCGTGCGGCTTACCTCGGTGGTCTGGAAACCGGATTCAGCGCCGATGCCAAGGCCGGGCTGGGTGCTGCCGCGGTCAGAGAGGTACGCGAGGAGCTGGGCAAGAGTGCCGAACATCTGGCGTTGCGTATCACGCGAATGTATCGGGTGCCGCTGAGCGAGTCGATGATCGATTTTCTGGTGGAGCATTACCATGCCACCCGCGAACGGCTGGAAGTCATTGCCGCCACGCCGGTGGACGACACCCCCTATTCCAGCCAGTTCACGGCTGTACTGCTTGGCCTGTCGATGGACTCGGGGCGCTGGCAGCGGATCACCCGGCGTCTTGAGCAACTGCTACAGGATTATGCGCCTTAACCCTTCAGTGAGAGGTGTGCCAGACTAACCCGCGCATGGCGTCACTCCTGGCCGGGTTGTTGTTCTGCTCGTGCGCGTTATACTCGGACGACATCGCGATCAGGCGTTCTGCGTGATCACCCATGAGGAGGCAAATGTGAATAATAATCAAAGCGCCGAGGCCGGCGCTGAAAAGAAAAAATCACAAATCAATCCCCCGGTTTTTTATGGTTCCGCCGCATTAATCCTGGCGTTCGTGATCTTTGGCGCGTCGGTGCCGGAATTCGCCGGTGAAGTTTTCAATGATGTCCAGCAGTGGATTATTGCTACCTTCGGCTGGTACTACCTGTTGTCGGTGGCGGTGTTCCTGGTGTTCAGCATTGCATTGGCTATCAGTTCCTATGGGCAGATTAAACTCGGCCCGGATCACTCCGATCCGGATTACAGTTACCTCTCGTGGTTTGCCATGCTGTTCAGCGCCGGCATGGGGATCGGGATACTGTTTTTCGGGGTGGCCGAACCGGTGATGCATTTCACCAGTCCGCCGGTAGGTGAGGGCGGCGATGCCGCGGCGGCACGTCAGGCGATGTCGATTACCTTCTTTCACTGGGGACTGCATGCCTGGGCGATTTATGCCGTAGTCGGTTTGTCGCTGGCCTATTTCGGATACCGGCACAATCTGCCGCTGACCGTTCGCTCGGCGCTTTATCCCCTCATCGGCGAACGCATTTACGGGCCGATCGGCCACATGGTCGATATTTTTGCGGTACTCGGTACCATGTTTGGTGTTGCCACTTCGTTGGGGCTGGGCGTGTTACAGGTCAACGCCGGGCTCAATTACCTGTTCGATATCCCGCAGTCAGTGCCGGTACAGATCGGGCTTATCGCGGTGATTACCGTTTTTGCCACCGCCTCGGTGGTCGCGGGGCTGGATGCCGGCATCAAGCGGCTCTCGGAACTGAATCTGGTGCTGGCGATCTTGTTGCTGTTGTTTGTGCTGATCGTCGGGCCGACCCTGTTCCTGTTGCATACCCTGGTACAGAACACCGGAGGCTATCTCAGTGAAGTCGTGAGCATGACCTTTAATCTGTACGCCTACGATCCCAATGGCTGGATTGGCGGCTGGACACTCTTTTACTGGGGCTGGTGGATGGCCTGGTCACCGTTTGTCGGCATGTTTATCGCACGGGTTTCGCGCGGGCGCACCATTCGTGAATTTATCCTTGGGGTATTATTCGTGCCGGTCGGTTTCACCTTTATGTGGATGACCTTCTTCGGCGGTACGGCGATCAGCATGGAGCTGGGCGAGCTGGCCGGGGTGGTCTCGGGGGCGGTGTCCGAGGATGCGTCAATTGCGGTTTTCGCCATGTTCGACCAGCTGCCCTGGTCGATGCTGGCTTCGGGGATTGCCACATTGCTGGTGGTGACCTTCTTCGTTACCTCCTCGGACTCGGGATCCCTGGTGATCGATATTATCACCTCCGGCGGGCATACCGATCCGCCGGTGCGTCAGCGCATCTTCTGGGCGCTCAGCGAAGGGGTAGTGGCTGCCGTGTTACTGCTGGCCGGCGGTCTGACCGCCCTGCAGACCGCCTCCATCGCCGGGGCGCTGCCGTTCAGCGCCATCATGCTGTTTATTTGTTACGGCCTGTGGAAAGGGCTGCGCATGGAGGGGATGAAGCGTCTGGCCTTTGAGACCGTGCCGGCGACGCCGATGGTCTCCTCGAGCAAGGTCCAGTGGCAGCAGCGGCTGAAAAAACTGATCAGCCATCCGAAAAAAGCCGAGGTCCTCAACTTTCTGACCAGCACCGTCAAGCCGGCGCTGGAGAAGGTTGCCGAGGAGATCCGCAAGGTGGATGCCGAGGTGGAGGTCGAGGTCCAGCAGGAAGAGAAGAGTGTGGCGTTGCGGGTCAAACACGGGGAGGAGCCGGAGTTTACTTACGGCGTGTATGCCGCCGGGCATCTGCTGCCGACCTTCGCGTTTCCCGAGTTCGACGCCGCCGGGCCGGATGCGAGCAAGCGTTATTATCGTGCCGAGGTCTATCTGGCTGAAGGCAGTCAGCATTACGACATCTGGGGTTATGTCGAGGAACAGGTGATCGGGGATGTGCTGGGTCAGTATGAGAAGCACATGCACTTTCTGCATCTGACCCGCTGATGCCCCGAGGTGCCGGGAGGCTTGCGAGTTTGTGACCTGATCCGGAACTTTCCCCGCCCCGGCATGTCAGAATTAATGAGCGCAGTAATGCGCTTATTCCCGCAACCCTCCCTGTAGTGGGAATTAAAAGCCCGGTTTCCCCAAGCCGGGCTATTTTGAAGGCCCCGGACGGCGCTTTATCCCCACTTCGTCCGGGGCATTTTTTTGCCCCGGCGGAAACCCGCTCAAATCATGCAGGCTCCGTTTGCGGCTTTGCCCCCGGACAGGTTATTCAGGTATCAGGTCAGAAGCGCTGTGTTATCCCGAAACTTGTAACAGTAAACTCCAGATAATCTTCATCGTGATACATCATGTAATTGATATCGATGGCCGTTCTTTGTGAAACCAGGTATTCGATGCCCGCCCCATAGGACATGTCTGACTCGCGTTCTTTGGGCTGAATACCCAGTCCGCTGACTTCAAAGGTGCTGTGTGACCAGCCGAGCAGGGCATACAGTTTGTAGGTATCGCCGATATCGCCACGCAGGAAAAGCGAGGTCGTGTGTTTGTTGTGCAGCTTGCCACCGGCATCGGTCCCATGAATGAGATTGTCACCGGAAGTACCATAGAGAAAGTGGGCCTCCAGGGCAAAATGGGGCACCAGATACTTGCCGTAGCGCACTCGCACTCCGTCCAGATCATATATAGAACCATTGGACGTTTCATACTTGCCCCAGGAGTAATCCAGCCCCAGGTACTGCTCGGTTTCGGCGGCGAGCGCCAGATTGGCAAACAGGGCGAGCGCCAGGAAGCTGATGAGTTTTTTCATTATTAGTAATCCCCTTAAGAAGTGTCTTTAAGATTATGATTTTAAATCAATAATCTTTCAAGTAATAAAGGGGTTATTTTCAGGCTAAATCGGCGAGCCGGATACCCGCCAGGTGAGCGGTGCCCCGCGCCAGCCAGGACCGTCTAGCACGCAGGAAGGTCTTTACACAGGTCCTGGCAGGCGCGGGGCGCCTGGCAACGTTCACACTGATCGGGTATTTGCAGAGTCCTTATTATTTACCTCTCGATACGGAGGTTCTCAGCCGTGACCTCTGGCATCAGTGCTTAAAATGCGGCATCAAAGCCCAGCAGCAGATAATTTTCATTGGTCAGGTGGCCGGTCCAGTAGGTGCCACTTTTCTCTACCTTGTCCTGCAGATCGGCGTTGAGCTCGATCACCCCCTTGACGTTGCGCATGAAGTAATAGGACGCCGTATAGGTCAGGGTCTCCATGGCGATGCCTTCGTAGATGGTATCGGTGTTTTCCAGATCCCCGGCGTCGGCGTAGTTATACAGCAGCGAATGGGCCCAGCGCGGGCTGTGGATGTAGTCGATGCCGACAAAGCCGCCGAACCACTCGTATTTCTGGTCTTCATCGATAAAGCCGTCCCATTCGTTCCACAGGGCCTGGGCAAACCAGTAGGTCTTGTTGCCGATCTTGCCGTTGAAATCGAGGCCGACGATGTTCTTGTCGGTGTCGCGATCACCGCTGCCGGTGCCGGCAATTGATGTCAGATCGACGTTTTTCTGCTGGCCGCTGTAACCGAACAGGCCGGCCGCCACCGGGCCGATATCGCCGCCGATGCGGCCGAACACCGCCTTGGAGGTGTCGTTATCGAACAGGTGATCCGCGCGTTGATAGCCGGGGCTGTTGATGGTGAGGTTTTGTTTGATGCCGTTGCCGTTGACCAGGCCGATGGCCAGATCGAGCGGCCCGGCGCTGGTGTCAAAAATGGTGCCACGATCATAGGTGATGCCGGCCATGCGATAGGCCATGTAGTCCTGGAAGGTCAGGCGGGTCTCGCGCGGGAACATCAGATCCGAGACCTGGAACTGGCCGAGCATCATGCCCACATCCGAGCCGAACAGGGCATCGTGGGAGAACCAGGCATCCTCGACGATGGTCTGGCCGTTGTCGCCCTTCTCGGCGAAGATGGCGTAAAAGTAATAGGTGATGTGCTCCGACAGTGGCGCGCTGGAGAGCATCTTGATCAGATAGGGCGACTGGAAGTCGCTGTCCACTTCGGTGGTCTCGCCAGTGCCTACGTCGATCGCCTCGGCATCGCGCGCCTGGGCAAAGGCCTGGGCGCGAAACGCGATCGGCGGGGTTTTGGCCAGGGCCAGCATGTCGTCGCCGGTGGCCACGGTGTTGTCCTTCCAGTTGGGCAGGCGGAAGTTGGAGTCGGCGAAACTTTCCCCGAACTCGTTCAGTTTGGGAAAGGCGGCGTGACAGGTGGCGCAGGACATTTTGTAGTCGCGGGCGAAGGCCGGCATGGCGTTCGCCTCGGGCAGTAACAGAATCAGCAGCAGCAAACTGCTGAACAGCGTGTGCAGATGAAAGCGTTTGAGCATGGTCGTTCTCCCCGTTGCAGTGGCAAGTTGTTTTATCGAGCCGGCCCGGGATAACTCTTCGGTTATGGCAAGTCCGGGCGGATCGGTTGCTTGTCGGGAGAGTCTAGCGGGTTTTTCTGAAATGAAACTGAATCGGGCGGGTGGCGCAAAGATTTAACAAACGTTCACAATCGCCGCCTGTTACCGGAACGGTTTGCGCACTACGCTGTAACGGTCTGACCCCGCTTTACCCAGAGCGGGATTCAAGGCCCGGTCCCCAATGCCGGGCGAATTTGGCCCCGGAATGACGCAATTCCCCACATCCCAACCCCTGTTCCGGGGTTTTTTTTATTTCCCTTGATCCGGCTCAAGGTCGAGCCAGCGGTTGACCACGTTTAATGCCTCCTCGAGCCCCTGTTTTTTGGTGGCCGAGAACAGCTGCAGGGACGTCTGCGGGTAGTCGGCAAGCTGTTTGCGCACCGCCAGCAGGGTATTTTGTGCCGGGCCGCGTTTGAGCTTGTCGGCCTTGGTCAGCAGGATGTGCACCGGCAGCTCGGCATGACGGCTGAAATCGAGCATTTGCCAGTCGTAGTCGGTCAGGGGATGGCGGATGTCCATCAGCAGGATCAGTCCGGCCAGTGACTCGCGCTGCTGCAAATAGGTGGCCATGGTCTCGCCCCACTGGCGCTGGACCGCCTCGGGCACCCGGGCAAAGCCGTAGCCGGGTAGATCCACCAGCCGGCGCCGATCGTCCAGAGCGAAAAAGACCAGATGTTGGGTACGCCCAGGGGTTTTACTGGTGCGGGCCAGGGCCTTGCGGCCGGTCAGGGCGTTGAGGGCACTGGACTTGCCGGCATTGGAACGCCCGGCGAATGCCACTTCGGCACCGCTGTCCGCCGGGGCCTGATGCGGTTGGGGGACGCTGAGCAGAAAGCGGATTTCGGCGTAGGGGCGGCGTAAGTGGTTGAGTTGATTGCTCACGGGGCTCAATAGTGGGTTTCGTGGTGGCTCTGGGGTATAATAGGTCGCCTTGACCAGATTACGGGCGGCTGATATATAGTCAGCCGCTTTATTACGGGATTCTAGCATGGCGAACTTGGGGATGGCGTCATGGTCAAACTTTTATCCGTATCATCAACATAAGCTTGAAGCTATTAGGAGTAGACAATGAAAAAAGTAATTACCGGTACTGTCGTATCTCTGGCCATGCTGGGTCTGGCTTCCGTTGCTCAGGCGGCCGAAGGTCAGAACGTTTATCAACAGGCCTGCTTTGCCTGTCACGGCACCGGCGCTGCCGGCGCACCCAAGCTGGAAAAGAGCGCCTGGGGTGATCGTTTGGCAAAAGGCAAGGACACGCTGTATAACCATGCGCTGAACGGATTCAATGCCATGCCGGCCAAGGGGGGTCGTGCAGATCTGAGCGATGCCGATGTCAAGGCGGCTGTGGACTACATGCTTTCCGAAGTTCAGTAAACGTTTGAGTTCGAACAGTTTGTCAATAATCGTAAGGTTGGTTTAATCACAAATGAAGTATACAACGCTCGTTAGTATTCTCGCGGCTTCCCTGCTCGCACCGGCGTTTGCATTCGCGGCTCCGGCCGGGGATGCCGGTGCAGGAGAAGCCAAGGCCCAGTCCTGCGCCGCCTGTCACGGGGCGAAAGGCAACAGTGCTGTTGCCAATTTCCCCAAGCTGGCCGGTCAGCACGCCGGGTACACAGCCAAGCAACTGGCGGACTTCAAGCAGGGCGAGACCCGTTCTGATCCCATTATGGCGGGTCAGGTGGCCGGCCTGAGTGAGCAGGACATGGCGGATCTGGGTGCCTACTATGCCAAGCAGTCTGTGAGCCTGGGACAGGCCGACGAGGAACTGGCGGTGTTGGGTGAAAAAATCTACCGCGGTGGCAACAGCGAACGAGGCGTCAGCGCCTGTATCGCCTGTCACGGTCCGACCGGGGCCGGCAATCCGGCCGCGAACTTTCCGCTGTTAAGTGGCCAGCACGCCGAATATCTGGTGAAGGCCCTGGAGGATTTTCGTGGCGGCAAACGCACCAATGATATGGGCGGGATGATGCAGGATATCGCTTCGAACATGAGCGACAGGGAAATCAAGGCGGTTGCCTCTTACATTTCCGGCCTGCATTGATCTCCGACTGCTGATCGGCTTACTCAAACGGCAGTAATAAAAAGGGCGGATTTCCGCCCTTTTTTGCGTGGGTATACAGGTTTTTTTCGAATTGCGGAACTAACCCGGCGTGGCGGTGACTTATTTGTGTCAGTGCGGATATCCGCGGCGGTAACAATTCTAATACCACATCAACCGTATTCTGACAGTGCTCAAAGTGTGCAGTACGGGAACTCCGGTACAGGGAGATTGGCGGATCATACTTCCTGA harbors:
- a CDS encoding choline BCCT transporter BetT gives rise to the protein MNNNQSAEAGAEKKKSQINPPVFYGSAALILAFVIFGASVPEFAGEVFNDVQQWIIATFGWYYLLSVAVFLVFSIALAISSYGQIKLGPDHSDPDYSYLSWFAMLFSAGMGIGILFFGVAEPVMHFTSPPVGEGGDAAAARQAMSITFFHWGLHAWAIYAVVGLSLAYFGYRHNLPLTVRSALYPLIGERIYGPIGHMVDIFAVLGTMFGVATSLGLGVLQVNAGLNYLFDIPQSVPVQIGLIAVITVFATASVVAGLDAGIKRLSELNLVLAILLLLFVLIVGPTLFLLHTLVQNTGGYLSEVVSMTFNLYAYDPNGWIGGWTLFYWGWWMAWSPFVGMFIARVSRGRTIREFILGVLFVPVGFTFMWMTFFGGTAISMELGELAGVVSGAVSEDASIAVFAMFDQLPWSMLASGIATLLVVTFFVTSSDSGSLVIDIITSGGHTDPPVRQRIFWALSEGVVAAVLLLAGGLTALQTASIAGALPFSAIMLFICYGLWKGLRMEGMKRLAFETVPATPMVSSSKVQWQQRLKKLISHPKKAEVLNFLTSTVKPALEKVAEEIRKVDAEVEVEVQQEEKSVALRVKHGEEPEFTYGVYAAGHLLPTFAFPEFDAAGPDASKRYYRAEVYLAEGSQHYDIWGYVEEQVIGDVLGQYEKHMHFLHLTR
- a CDS encoding porin family protein, whose translation is MKKLISFLALALFANLALAAETEQYLGLDYSWGKYETSNGSIYDLDGVRVRYGKYLVPHFALEAHFLYGTSGDNLIHGTDAGGKLHNKHTTSLFLRGDIGDTYKLYALLGWSHSTFEVSGLGIQPKERESDMSYGAGIEYLVSQRTAIDINYMMYHDEDYLEFTVTSFGITQRF
- the yihA gene encoding ribosome biogenesis GTP-binding protein YihA/YsxC, whose translation is MSPVSNQLNHLRRPYAEIRFLLSVPQPHQAPADSGAEVAFAGRSNAGKSSALNALTGRKALARTSKTPGRTQHLVFFALDDRRRLVDLPGYGFARVPEAVQRQWGETMATYLQQRESLAGLILLMDIRHPLTDYDWQMLDFSRHAELPVHILLTKADKLKRGPAQNTLLAVRKQLADYPQTSLQLFSATKKQGLEEALNVVNRWLDLEPDQGK
- a CDS encoding c-type cytochrome; the protein is MKKVITGTVVSLAMLGLASVAQAAEGQNVYQQACFACHGTGAAGAPKLEKSAWGDRLAKGKDTLYNHALNGFNAMPAKGGRADLSDADVKAAVDYMLSEVQ
- a CDS encoding c-type cytochrome, whose product is MKYTTLVSILAASLLAPAFAFAAPAGDAGAGEAKAQSCAACHGAKGNSAVANFPKLAGQHAGYTAKQLADFKQGETRSDPIMAGQVAGLSEQDMADLGAYYAKQSVSLGQADEELAVLGEKIYRGGNSERGVSACIACHGPTGAGNPAANFPLLSGQHAEYLVKALEDFRGGKRTNDMGGMMQDIASNMSDREIKAVASYISGLH